The following are encoded together in the Malaya genurostris strain Urasoe2022 chromosome 3, Malgen_1.1, whole genome shotgun sequence genome:
- the LOC131437261 gene encoding uncharacterized protein K02A2.6-like produces the protein MIENTGSSINAIRKKHQFQQQSQEIPRKNQEQLFRYSHQQRFPKQRDEKRASFYAGNKVPPSPCWKCGAMHYTRYCQYQTHQCSDCNRYGHKEGYCRTAKPSSKKERRKTNSVKVDIKIVKVNSINERRKFVTVELNGVSVKLQFDTASDISVVSLETWNRLGKPLTRLPTVCAKAASGDPLKLLSEFDCMITVNGLTKKSVLFVVNQNLHILGLDLIELFQFDTVPMNTFCRQISEKSTVSIVNRLKAKYPSVFSSTLGRCLKTKVKLDLKPNQIPVFRPKRPVAYSMYRSVDEELDCLERLNIISPIDYSEWAAPIVVVRKANGAIRICGDYSTGLNKALQPHQYPVPLPQDIFVKLANCKFFSIIDMSESYLQLEVDEASSLLLSINTHRGIYKVNRLAPGVKTAPGAFQQLVDTMLAGRKQTCGYIDDIIVGGTTQEEHWNNLNALFQRLQEFGFTVRLEKCSFGCKQIKYLGHLLDQHGIRPDPAKIEAIKQMPAPTDVSGVRSFLGAINYYGKFVPNMRSLRYPLDELLKTSTCFKWTSECDRAFNTFKQILSSDLLLTHYNPSLEIIVSADASSIGLGATISHRFPDGSVKVVQHASRALATAERNYSQIDREGLAIIFAITKFHRMLFGRKFRLQTDHSPLLRIFGSTKGIPVYTANRLQRWALTLLMYEFEIEYVATDKFGHADILSRLINRHVKPDEDYVIAAMTLENDVRSVVSESFDVLPLSFRTVRDRTHRDPVLSKVYRFI, from the coding sequence ATGATCGAAAATACTGGAAGCTCGATCAATGCCATACGGAAAAAGCACCAGTTTCAGCAACAATCTCAGGAAATTCCACGGAAAAATCAGGAACAATTATTTCGTTATTCTCATCAGCAGCGATTTCCGAAGCAACGCGATGAAAAGCGAGCATCATTCTACGCAGGTAACAAAGTACCACCAAGCCCTTGTTGGAAGTGCGGTGCTATGCATTATACTCGCTATTGTCAATACCAAACTCATCAATGTTCGGATTGCAATCGCTACGGGCATAAAGAAGGCTATTGTCGCACAGCGAAGCCGTCTTCGAAGAAAGAAAGGAGGAAAACAAACAGTGTGAAAGTGGATATCAAAATAGTAAAAGTGAACTCAATAAACGAACGCAGAAAATTTGTGACAGTTGAACTTAATGGTGTATCAGTGAAATTACAGTTCGACACCGCATCAGACATTAGTGTTGTGTCACTTGAGACCTGGAACAGGCTCGGAAAACCATTAACAAGACTCCCAACGGTGTGTGCTAAAGCAGCATCAGGTGATCCTCTTAAACTACTGTCAGAGTTTGATTGCATGATCACAGTGAACGGTTTGACCAAAAAGAGTGTTTTATTTGTTGTGAATCAAAACCTACATATTTTGGGACTGGACCTGATCGAATTGTTCCAGTTTGACACGGTTCCGATGAATACGTTTTGCCGTCAGATTAGTGAAAAATCAACAGTCTCAATTGTTAATCGTCTCAAGGCGAAATATCCTTCCGTGTTCAGCTCAACACTTGGCCGCTGTCTTAAGACCAAGGTGAAACTAGATCTCAAGCCGAACCAGATACCAGTGTTTCGTCCAAAGCGACCAGTTGCATATTCAATGTACCGCTCTGTCGACGAAGAGCTCGACTGTCTGGAAAGATTAAATATCATCTCACCTATCGACTACTCGGAGTGGGCTGCTCCGATCGTGGTCGTACGTAAGGCAAATGGTGCAATTAGGATTTGTGGAGACTACTCGACCGGATTGAACAAAGCTTTGCAACCTCATCAGTACCCCGTTCCGCTTCCGCAAGATATATTCGTGAAACTTGCTAATTGTAAATTCTTCAGCATAATTGATATGTCTGAGTCATACCTACAGTTGGAGGTAGACGAGGCGTCGAGTTTACTTTTATCGATCAATACTcatcgaggcatttataaaGTGAATCGTCTAGCACCCGGAGTGAAAACAGCACCTGGAGCATTCCAGCAACTAGTGGATACTATGTTGGCTGGTCGCAAGCAAACTTGCGGTTACATTGATGATATCATAGTTGGCGGAACTACTCAGGAAGAGCATTGGAACAACCTCAACGCACTTTTTCAACGATTACAAGAATTTGGATTCACAGTGCGATTAGAAAAATGCTCGTTTGGCTGTAAACAAATTAAATACTTGGGGCACTTACTGGATCAACATGGAATACGTCCCGATCCTGCTAAAATCGAAGCGATTAAGCAGATGCCAGCTCCTACTGATGTGTCCGGAGTACGTTCGTTTCTCGGAGCTATAAACTATTATGGAAAATTTGTTCCGAATATGCGTTCTCTTCGTTACCCCCTCGACGAACTTCTGAAGACATCTACCTGCTTCAAATGGACATCCGAATGCGATCGTGCATTTAATACATTCAAGCAAATTCTTTCGTCTGACCTGCTTTTAACACATTACAACCCTTCTCTGGAGATCATAGTCTCTGCGGATGCGTCATCGATTGGCCTTGGAGCGACCATCAGTCATCGTTTTCCGGATGGTTCGGTCAAGGTTGTTCAGCATGCTTCTAGAGCTCTAGCAACCGCCGAGCGCAACTACAGCCAGATCGATCGAGAAGGACTTGCCATCATATTTGCGATTACAAAATTCCATCGCATGCTGTTTGGTCGCAAATTTCGGCTGCAAACAGATCACTCACCGCTCCTACGCATCTTTGGCTCAACCAAGGGTATTCCAGTATACACTGCAAACCGTCTACAGCGCTGGGCCCTCACACTACTTATGTACGAGTTTGAAATAGAGTATGTGGCTACAGACAAGTTCGGGCATGCTGATATACTGTCAAGGCTAATCAACCGCCATGTAAAGCCCGATGAAGATTATGTCATAGCAGCAATGACACTTGAAAATGACGTCAGGTCAGTAGTTTCCGAATCCTTCGACGTTTTACCTCTCAGTTTCAGAACAGTACGAGACAGAACTCACAGAGATCCGGTCCTCAGCAAGGTTTACCGATTCATTTAG
- the LOC131433985 gene encoding uncharacterized protein K02A2.6-like, giving the protein MKAVARSYVFWPSLDVEIAEYVRTCVHCAAAAKSPAHIPPVPWPKSSSPWQRVHVDYAGPIDGEYFLLVVDSYSKWPEIVQTRRITSTATINILRGLFARLGMPEKLVSDNGTQFTSIEFKQFCAENGIDHVTTAPFHPQSNGQIERFVDTLKRAINKIQEGRGSINVALNTFLLTYRSTPNQSAPNGLSPSEVMFGRRLRTCLELLRPPPNCTQESLQHQQVASRSLNKGDAVFVKVYAKNTWKWIPGTVIEKTFANASGTSLQTTTRQLPLSILLDAWELPTTTTTTSTPRSEVTPKAALTSDTVRTPSLSPSFPETSVSQQLLPDMSSTATTTSTSETVTAVTPSVHQPWRSSRVRRPPKRFTPYQRY; this is encoded by the exons ATGAAAGCAGTGGCCCGAAGCTACGTGTTCTGGCCATCACTGGACGTTGAAATTGCAGAATACGTACGAACGTGTGTGCATTGCGCTGCAGCCGCCAAATCACCAGCGCATATTCCACCAGTACCCTGGCCAAAATCATCGTCTCCCTGGCAGCGGGTTCATGTTGACTATGCCGGACCCATCGATGGTGAATATTTTCTCCTAGTCGTCGATTCTTACTCCAAGTGGCCTGAAATTGTACAGACACGGCGAATCACAAGTACAGCAACGATCAACATTCTACGTGGCCTGTTTGCACGCCTGGGAATGCCAGAGAAGCTAGTATCCGACAATGGTACCCAGTTCACCAGTATTGAGTTCAAGCAGTTTTGTGCTGAAAACGGTATTGATCATGTCACTACCGCACCGTTTCACCCTCAATCAAACGGTCAGATTGAACGGTTCGTCGATACTTTGAAGCGTGCAattaataaaattcaagaagggAGAGGATCAATTAACGTTGCattgaatacatttctgctgaCGTATCGAAGTACACCAAATCAATCAGCACCGAATGGTTTGTCACCATCGGAAGTGATGTTCGGTCGACGCCTAAGAACGTGTTTGGAACTTCTACGTCCTCCACCGAACTGTACGCAAGAATCGCTCCAGCACCAGCAAGTAGCTTCACGGTCCCTGAACAAAGGAGATGCCGTGTTCGTGAAGGTTTATGCTAAAAATACTTGGAAATGGATTCCGGGTACCGTCATCGAGAAA ACATTCGCTAATGCATCCGGAACAAGCCTGCAGACTACGACACGACAGTTACCATTAAGTATCCTGCTCGATGCCTGGGAattaccaacaacaacaacaacaacgagtaCTCCTCGATCTGAAGTAACACCGAAAGCAGCTTTAACCAGTGACACTGTCAGAACCCCGTCGTTGTCACCGTCGTTCCCTGAGACTTCAGTCAGTCAACAGCTATTACCAGATATGTCGTCAACCGCTACAACCACATCTACTTCTGAGACTGTTACGGCAGTTACACCAAGTGTACATCAACCCTGGCGCTCTTCGCGAGTCCGAAGACCACCTAAGCGGTTTACCCCGTATCAACGCTACTAG